Proteins from one Impatiens glandulifera chromosome 2, dImpGla2.1, whole genome shotgun sequence genomic window:
- the LOC124926803 gene encoding probable UDP-arabinopyranose mutase 2, whose protein sequence is MAGGSSPSSAVHPTPLLKDELDIVIPTIRNLDFLEMWRPYFQPYHLIIVQDGDPSKVINVPEGFDYELYNRNDINRILGPKASCISFKDSACRCFGYMVSKKKYIYTIDDDCFVAKDPSGKEINALEQHIKNLLCPSTPFFFNTLYDPYRDGADFVRGYPFSLRNGAPTAVSHGLWLNIPDYDAPTQLVKPLEKNTRYVDAVLTIPKGTLFPMCGMNLAFDRELIGPAMYFGLMGDGQPIGRYDDMWAGWCIKVICDHLGLGVKTGLPYIWHSKASNPFVNLKKEYKGIFWQEDLIPFFQSVTLPKDCTTVQKCYLELSKQVKEKLSNLDPYFVKLADAMVTWIEAWDELNLSKGEKTDK, encoded by the exons ATGGCCGGAGGAAGTTCGCCGTCGTCGGCAGTGCATCCGACGCCGTTGCTGAAGGATGAACTGGACATCGTCATTCCGACGATCCGAAACCTAGATTTCCTCGAGATGTGGAGGCCTTACTTTCAACCCTACCATTTGATCATTGTTCAAGATGGCGATCCTTCGAAGGTCATCAATGTCCCTGAGGGTTTCGATTACGAGCTTTACAATCGGAACGATATCAATCGTATTCTAGGTCCTAAAGCTTCTTGCATTTCATTCAAGGATTCTGCTTGTCGTTGTTTTGGTTATATGGTTTCTAAAAAGAAGTATATTTACACCATTGACGACGATTGCTTC GTTGCAAAGGATCCTTCTGGAAAGGAGATCAATGCTTTGGAGCAGCACATCAAGAATCTTCTATGCCCATCGACTCCGTTTTTCTTCAATACTCTTTATGATCCATACAGAGATGGTGCTGACTTTGTTCGTGGCTATCCTTTTAGTCTTCGTAATGGTGCTCCTACTGCTGTTTCCCATGGACTCTGGCTTAACATCCCTGATTATGATGCTCCTACTCAACTTGTCAAGCCCCTTGAGAAGAACACCAG GTATGTTGATGCTGTTCTGACTATACCAAAGGGAACCCTATTTCCCATGTGTGGGATGAATTTGGCATTTGATAGAGAGCTCATTGGACCAGCTATGTACTTTGGACTTATGGGTGATGGTCAGCCAATAGGCCGATACGACGATATGTGGGCTGGATGGTGCATCAAG GTGATATGTGACCACTTGGGTTTGGGAGTGAAAACAGGTCTGCCATACATTTGGCACAGCAAAGCAAGCAATCCTTTTGTCAATCTCAAAAAGGAGTACAAAGGCATATTCTGGCAAGAAGATCTGATTCCATTCTTCCAATCTGTGACTCTCCCTAAGGACTGCACAACCGTCCAGAAGTGCTATCTGGAGCTCTCCAAGCAGGTTAAGGAGAAGCTCAGCAATTTGGATCCTTACTTTGTGAAGCTGGCTGATGCTATGGTTACATGGATCGAAGCTTGGGATGAACTCAACCTCTCTAAGGGTGAGAAAACCGATAAGTAG
- the LOC124927801 gene encoding protein BIG GRAIN 1-like E, producing MSITAEQNNKMFLKPYHRRNDSDELDVFEASRYFSGATELSNGVIPTSHKNGEQRPRVWRTGCPRMSLDMPNTRSGTNITSLENKQSTIINNINVNNNKEKKHKQPSSPGGKLANFLNSLFNQTSSKKKKSSSSSKISSTQSMKDDDESPSGRRKRRSSISHFIGSNNNIDTKSAINTPIKVITIPSKIMMKPATSNVTRNDVVGTDYAWLNDKLQWVDRKHRIYANGYSDKLILDDYKKECRVPIRSTVENELDDDDDDDVDEDGRRNSDSSSDLFELQNYNLGYDSCGLPVYETTNMDSIKRSAASVLPI from the exons ATGTCCATCACGGCGGAACAAAACAATAAGATGTTCTTGAAACCTTATCATCGCCGGAATGACTCCGACGAGCTAGATGTTTTTGAGGCCTCTCGCTACTTTTCGGGTGCGACGGAGTTGTCGAACGGGGTCATCCCGACATCCCATAAG aATGGTGAACAAAGACCACGTGTGTGGAGAACCGGTTGTCCTAGGATGAGTTTAGACATGCCGAATACGAGATCAGGCACGAATATCACATCTTTGGAAAACAAACAATcgacaattattaataatattaacgttaataataataaggagaaGAAACACAAACAACCAAGTTCACCAGGTGGGAAATTGGCTAATTTCTTGAATTCTCTATTCAACCAAACGTCGTCTAAGAAGAAGAAATCTTCGTCGTCGTCTAAAATATCGTCTACACAATCAATGAAGGATGATGACGAAAGCCCTAGTGGAAGAAGGAAGAGAAGGAGTAGCATAAGCCATTTCATAGgctcaaataataatattgatacgAAATCCGCCATTAATACGCCGATCAAAGTTATCACTATACCAAGTAAGATAATGATGAAACCGGCGACTTCGAATGTGACAAGAAACGACGTCGTGGGTACAGATTATGCTTGGTTGAATGATAAGCTTCAATGGGTAGACAGAAAACATAGGATTTATGCAAATGGGTATTCggataaattaatattagatgATTATAAGAAAGAATGCCGAGTACCCATCAGATCTACGGTGGAGAATGAactagatgatgatgatgatgatgatgtggaTGAGGATGGACGAAGAAATAGTGATTCAAGTTCTGATCTTTTTGAATTGCAGAATTATAATCTGGGTTATGATTCATGTGGACTTCCAGTTTATGAGACAACAAATATGGATAGCATCAAGAGATCGGCAGCATCAGTACTACCCATTTAG